TTCTTGATCCATTTGTCTATTAGGAACAACTTCTTTCGCAATAATATCATTTGGTAATCCATTGACAAAACAGTTCTTTAAAGAAGACTGAATAAGAGTTAATCTCTCTAAATTTAATAAATTATATTCAAAATATTGTTTGCGTTGCACTCTAACTCCTTCACGAATAAAAAAATGATCTACATAAATCAATTTTTTGTCACTGTTGTAATAGGAGATTAATAATCCGGGAATGGTTACTTCTTGAATGCCATAATTAAACAATGTCCCTTTGATTTTGTTGTTACTTATTTCAAAATCAGATAAGGCTACTTGAGTGTATAAATCAGTAATGGCAACATTTCCAGCACATTGAATATTGAAGTTTACAGGGTTTCGTTTTATTTCTAATGGAGTAAACTCATTTGGATTAAAAGTGGTAGGTTTTACATCGGTCATTTTTAACCAAGCTGTTTCTTCAAAATTAACTTTAAAGCTGGTTATTTCTTTAGGCATCAATTTGTGTTTGATTACAAATTTGGCATTAAAAGAGGCTAGCTTTTTATCTAATTTATCATATAAAGTTGCTTTCAAAACAACATCTGCGGGTACGTTGTCTACGTTTTGGACTTCGCCAATTACGATATATTGTTTGTCAAGCTGGATTAAATTTGCCGAAAGGATTTCAAGTACAGGTTGTTTTAAAACATCATCATGATAGGTTTGCTGAGTAGATATAACTCTTCGACCGTGCTTAAAGAATTCAGTAGTATTAGAGGATAAAAACTGGTTTGGTGGGATATCTAAATCTAGTTTTTTAGGTTTTATGTACCATTTCCCATTTATTTTTACGACATCATGGCGGTACTCTTTATTTATAATCTCTAGTGGAGTAATCCATTTTGTTTTGGCAAGCAGGATGGCTTCGTTTTCGGTTTGTGCCATTATTTTTACTTCTATGGCGTCCAGTTTTGCATAGGAGTTTAGGATTCCATCGGCTACTGATGTTTCTAACATAAATTGAGATACTGTCAATTTACTTTCAGGACTGATAAAGGAATAGGCCTTTTCGAATTCTTTAAAATCAATGGCATCATAATAGGAGCGTACTACGTTTTTTGGGCTTATTTGGTAAGCCGTATTGATATAGAACTGGTAGATAAAATAACCGATAATCAACAATAAAAGGGCTGCCCATACATGTAAATAAGATATTAATCGATTGGAGAATTTGGTGTATGAAATGCCTAGTGATAAAAACTGAGGTTTCTCAATAACTTTTAGTTTAAGGGTTTTGTAAAACATCATTTGTATGTTTAACACAAATGCTATCACAACAGTTAACATTGGGATAATTCCCCACATTAATTTTTGATATAATGGAACATCCTCATATGGAAGTATTTTTGATAAGGGAGGGACATTCAATTTTTCCCAAACCATAATCCCATTTTCCAACTGTGACAAACGATGCCAACCACAGAAATACAATATGGGGTCGTAAAACTTATCATTCGAAAAGACATATTTTAAATTGTATTTTTCAGGAACGGTCAAGAATTGTTGTAGGGAACCTAGCCCTTCCAGTCCTCTAAATTTTGAATTTTCTAGGCGTTCTACAGCTCTAGATGTCAATTCAGGAAGTCTCCTTGCCGAGTGGTAATTACCGTCAACGGTTAACGCTTTGGTTTGATAAGATAAAGTGGCCATTTGATCTCCAAAACCCAATGGTAAATACCGCCATTGATCATGCTGGTCTTGATTTAGGAAATTGATAATGGGTAATGTATTTATCTTTTGGGGCTGAAACGGTCTAAAGTATCCTAATGTAATTGTAAAAACAGCCATGGTTAGAAAGGTACCTGCAATAAACCCACCAATGATTCTATGGTAAACGAGTCCAAAGCGCGCTTGCATTGCATCTTTCAAGTCCCCTTCAACAAAACGATATATGAATTCACCAAACAAGGGTAAACACATAATAGATGCCCATAACGTAAAGCGGTCAAGAGTAAGTATGTTAAATGCATTTTTACCTAATACCATTAATGGAATTGGTGTTGTACCACCCGTCCCTAATATTAATAATAAAGTTAATGACAAGCCAAAAAACAAATACCGTTTACTATAAAAGCGATAAAAAAGATACGGTAAAAAGAATAATAAAATTCCCCAAGGAATTAAAAAAAACATCAAACCGGAAGAAGTTACCTCTAGAAAATTATCCCTGCTTCCATGAGGAATAGGAACTTGGGTTATTGGGTTTTTCTTTGAATTAATCCAATAGGGTAAAATACATACTATAATTAAAATCAAAGAAGCACCGCCAAAAGAGACTATTCTTTTAAATAAACGGAGGAAAGATTGGAAAAATATTTTAAAAGTGATGTCTTTATAATTGGCTGTTTTTTCTCTAGAAACATCCATAATTACCATACCTATTAATGGGAAAATAAAAAATACCATTCCAAAAATAGGGGTAACATGATGGGAACATATGGTTACTGCAAGAAGCGACAATGAAGTAAAAAAGTATTTTAATCTACCTGTTTTTAACCAAAGATATATTTCGGGGAAAGAGTGCATTAATAGCGACATGGCTATCACACTAGGTAATTGACCGAATATATGTAATGTTTCTACAAATGAAGATGAAAACACAGCTACTAGTGCCGTATATCCGGCAACGTTTCTATTTCCAGTGAGGAGCAAAGAAAAACGGTACGCACCAGTTATAAATAGGATTACGCCAATTATTGCAACGGCAAACATCCCAAATTTCAAACCACCTATTAAAGATAATAATGCAATAGCTTGGTGAACTAATGGGGGATAACCCATAACTGTAAAGCCAGTGTACCAACTGTAATTCCAAGGTTCAAACCAACTATGAGCATAATGGTTAGCAAAAAACAGATGTATTAAAGCATCGTATGTATTTTCTAAAGTAAAGAAAATAGCACTGGAGTGAAATACGACTCCTATCAATAGCGCAACGATTAAATATTTGTTAGTTTTTTCCTCCACTTAAAGCTGACTTAGTATCATAATTGTAAATATAGGAAATAAACAATACACAGTAGAATTTATAATATCTACATCATTTATCCATTCGTCGTACCATTCACCTCCACTGGTCTAATTTATAAAAATAAACAAGGGTTTCGAAATATATTTGTATAGAAATAACAATGAAAAACACAACACCATGAAAATATTAGTAATCGACGATCAAGAATTAGTTATCCTTTCTTTAAGCAAATGTCTAACAGATTTAGGATATGAAGTTAAAAGTGCTAATAACGTTTTTAATGCAATCATTGCCTATGATGAATTTCAACCGAATCTTGTAATTGCAGATATTAACATGCCTGTTTTAACTAATTCAATAGATACGAATCAGCCTTTTAGTGTGAACGATAAAGCATCAGGATTGGAAATTGTGAAATACATTAAACAAGTAAAAAAACACGACACACCAGTTATGATTTTATCTGGAAATAATGATGAAGAGGTTATTTTAAAAGGGTTTGAATTGGGAGTTTCAGATTATATGAAAAAACCATTAAGCTTAAATGAAATTGGAGCAAGAGTAAAAAGATTAATTGGATCAAATAATGTTGTAGCTGTTGATAATAGCAATAGGTTGATTCAAAACAACTGTATAGGTGTTGTAATTCCATGTTACAATGAAGAAGAAAGATTATCAAGTGAAGAATTTAAGAAATTTGTTCATTCTAATTTAGGATACCATTTGTGTTTTGTAAATGATGGAAGTAAGGACAATACGCTTGGAGTGTTACAAGAATTATGTAAAGGGAATGAGGACAGAATAAGTATTTATAATTGTGAAAAAAATGGTGGAAAAGCCGAAGCAGTTAGATTGGGGATGTTGCATTTGGCAAAAGACAGTCAATACAACTACATTGGATTTCTTGATGCAGATTTGTCGACAAATTTTGATGATTTCCAAGAGTTAGTGAATACAATTTCAAATTCTAAATATAAAATAGTTAGTGGTTCTCGTATCAACAGAATGGGAGCTGATATCGCAAAAGAATCGGCTAGAAAAATTATTAGTCAGGGGATTAATTTTATTATTAGAAAAACGTTAGGAATGGATTTTAAAGACACACAATGTGGTGCTAAAATCATGCACAAAGAGATTGTTGAAAAAACATTCCAAAAAAAGTTCTTGACTAAATGGTTGTTTGATGTAGAAATTTTCATGAGAATGAAAAAGATTTACGGGAAACAAGGAGCAATAGATTTAATATGTGAACAGCCTTTAAATAGATGGGTACATATGGACGGTTCTAAACTTTCGTTTAAAGATTCGTTTAAAATTGTAGGTCAAATTGGTCAAATTGCTTTTTATTATAATTAAAAATTAGATTACATATATTTTAGGGTTATTTCAAAGAGGTTGTGCTTTAAATAGTACAACCTTTCTTTTTTTATTTAAAATGTTTGGTTTACATAACTTTAACGAAGAAATTCCTGAATGAAATTACGGAAATATAGAATTAGGTATTACTTTTGCATTGGATTTTCTGGATGATGAAATACATTCAATATCCAAGAACAAATTGGAAATAAATTCAGCTTAAAATGAAAGAACAAATCAAGAAATTTTTAAACGAGGAACAAGATCCTAAAGCTATCGAAAAAATCACTTCAAAGCTGAATGACTTATTGATGAAAAATGAAGAAATAGGGTATATAGGTGTTCAAAAAAAACCAGCTATTACGGTGT
The Flavobacterium sp. WC2421 genome window above contains:
- a CDS encoding glycosyltransferase, producing MKILVIDDQELVILSLSKCLTDLGYEVKSANNVFNAIIAYDEFQPNLVIADINMPVLTNSIDTNQPFSVNDKASGLEIVKYIKQVKKHDTPVMILSGNNDEEVILKGFELGVSDYMKKPLSLNEIGARVKRLIGSNNVVAVDNSNRLIQNNCIGVVIPCYNEEERLSSEEFKKFVHSNLGYHLCFVNDGSKDNTLGVLQELCKGNEDRISIYNCEKNGGKAEAVRLGMLHLAKDSQYNYIGFLDADLSTNFDDFQELVNTISNSKYKIVSGSRINRMGADIAKESARKIISQGINFIIRKTLGMDFKDTQCGAKIMHKEIVEKTFQKKFLTKWLFDVEIFMRMKKIYGKQGAIDLICEQPLNRWVHMDGSKLSFKDSFKIVGQIGQIAFYYN